A single Parabacteroides timonensis DNA region contains:
- a CDS encoding RNA polymerase sigma factor codes for MTQLSDTNIWDACLKGDRRAFAELYRRYYPLLYNYGCKFCANKELVKDCIQNFFAKLIQNYQKLSTTQSVRGYLLLAFRNRLYDDLKHENSRSDMFLPCIDDLLSFDKGLIPFPPEDETSDDFIIMRLAFLELSSRQQEVLYLYYMLGASHSDIADILDINYQSSKNLLCRSLLKLKELFFIKLKEYKDQADYKEEDLDVFSHLAENFKWFHVELAK; via the coding sequence ATGACTCAGCTATCGGATACTAACATATGGGATGCTTGTTTGAAAGGAGATCGGAGAGCTTTTGCTGAGTTATACAGGCGATATTATCCGCTACTGTATAATTATGGATGTAAATTTTGTGCCAATAAGGAATTAGTAAAGGATTGTATCCAGAATTTTTTCGCCAAATTAATCCAGAACTATCAGAAGTTGTCGACAACTCAATCTGTTAGAGGTTATCTGTTGTTGGCCTTCCGTAATCGGTTATACGATGACCTGAAACACGAAAACTCCCGTTCGGATATGTTTCTTCCTTGCATTGATGATCTGTTGTCTTTCGATAAGGGGCTGATTCCTTTTCCGCCTGAAGATGAGACCTCCGATGACTTTATAATTATGCGGTTGGCCTTTCTTGAACTATCTTCCCGTCAGCAGGAAGTTCTTTACCTATATTATATGCTAGGAGCCAGTCATTCGGATATAGCCGATATATTGGATATTAATTATCAGTCAAGCAAGAATCTGCTATGTCGCTCTTTACTGAAATTAAAGGAACTATTTTTCATTAAACTAAAAGAATATAAGGATCAGGCGGATTACAAAGAAGAAGATTTGGATGTCTTTTCCCACCTGGCCGAAAATTTTAAATGGTTCCATGTAGAACTGGCTAAATAA
- a CDS encoding FecR family protein, translated as MKKIEQVNPQEIDDSWNAVEQILLASEQEKVKIKKTRFRLAWSSVAAILIVGVALFSTLYLVPGESSLVAALHDNSMVADSTTEISLFTSGNHLKLEDESILDYDSEGKVSINKQQVYSAQNVHAVKSEKELNHIIVPKGRRMNITFEDGTKMYVNAGSHVIYPAVFDKKRREIAVEGEVFLDVARDPQRPFIVKTGKFDVKVLGTVFNVTAYRNDKSASVVLVKGCVEVETDAKEKVMMSPDQRVCITDGKTSTEKVNVFKYICWKDNLMYLKNDRTGDVLNRVARYYGVNIRYDEEVTDIPISGKLDLQGDIRSVLDVIEESISVKSECDSSGDFYLSLK; from the coding sequence ATGAAAAAAATCGAACAGGTAAATCCACAGGAGATTGACGACTCGTGGAATGCTGTTGAACAAATATTGCTGGCCTCTGAACAAGAAAAAGTAAAAATAAAGAAAACGAGATTCCGTCTTGCCTGGTCTTCTGTGGCCGCCATATTGATTGTTGGAGTTGCTCTCTTCTCCACTTTATATTTGGTACCCGGTGAATCTTCTTTGGTGGCTGCCTTACATGATAACAGTATGGTTGCTGACAGTACAACGGAAATTTCTTTGTTTACTTCCGGTAATCATTTGAAACTGGAGGATGAGTCGATCCTTGACTATGATTCGGAAGGAAAAGTTTCCATCAACAAACAGCAGGTCTATTCTGCACAAAATGTCCATGCTGTTAAGAGTGAAAAAGAACTGAACCATATTATTGTTCCTAAAGGAAGACGGATGAATATCACATTTGAGGATGGAACCAAGATGTATGTAAATGCTGGCAGCCATGTAATATACCCGGCCGTATTTGATAAGAAAAGGAGAGAAATAGCTGTTGAAGGCGAAGTTTTTCTGGATGTGGCGCGTGATCCTCAACGTCCGTTCATCGTAAAGACCGGGAAATTTGATGTGAAAGTGTTAGGAACAGTCTTTAATGTTACAGCATATCGAAATGATAAATCAGCATCGGTTGTATTGGTGAAAGGTTGTGTTGAAGTGGAGACAGATGCGAAAGAGAAAGTTATGATGTCACCGGATCAGCGAGTTTGTATTACAGATGGAAAAACATCGACCGAAAAAGTGAATGTATTTAAATATATATGTTGGAAAGATAACCTGATGTATTTGAAGAATGACCGGACCGGAGACGTCCTGAATCGTGTAGCAAGATATTACGGAGTAAATATCCGTTATGATGAAGAGGTAACCGATATTCCTATTTCCGGTAAACTTGATTTGCAGGGAGATATCAGATCGGTACTGGATGTTATTGAAGAATCGATTTCCGTAAAATCGGAATGCGATAGTTCGGGTGATTTCTATTTATCGTTGAAATGA